GCCGCCTGTTCGGAACGACAGATGTGCATTTCCCGCGCGACCAAGGATCTCCGCCAGGTGCAGAGGTTCGCCGAGGAGGCCGAAGGCAACCTGCGCCGCGGCTATGCGATCGAGGAGCGGCAGTATGTCGATTACGACTATCGTCCCTGCGGCAGGGACAAGGACGGCGACATCATCATGTGCCGCGAACGCGATGTGGAGACGCGGCGCGTACCGAAGTCGATCGACCTCGATGGCGAAGCCGCCAAGCTGCGGGCGCTGAGGAAGAAGGAAGCCCAGCTTCAGACCCAGGCGAATGCCGCCGTCGCCGCCTGTGTCCGGCAATATCCGGAATGACCGCCCGCCTCAGTGGCTGGGCACATGCACCGGATCCACCAGCGTGCGCCCGCCATCGACGGTCAGGATCTGTCCCGTCATGAAACCGGAGCAGTCCGAAACCAGGTATTGCACCGTCTCCGCGATGTCGGCCGCCGGGGCGACGCGGCCAAGCGGCGTTTTCGCGACGATGTTCTCGCGCAGGTCCGGGTTCTCGTTCAGCAGATCCCTCAGGCTCGCGCTCATCACCGAGCCGAAGGCGACCGCGTTCACACGGATCCGGTGCGGGGCGAGCGCGACGGCCATCGACCGCGTCATCTGATCGACCGCGGCGGAGGAAATCGAGAAGGCGAGGAGCTCCGGCTGGCAGCGCCGCGCGGCGATGGACGAGAGGTTGACGATCGAGCCGAGCACGCCCTCTTCCTCGCCCTCCACCTTTTCCGCGCGCTTGATCATCCATTTCGCGACCTGCTGGGTCAGGCGCAGCGACGTCATCAGGTTCTGGTCGAGCAGTTGGGCGACATTGTCCTCCTCGACGTTCAGCGGATCGCTCATCGCCACCTGGCGGGAGGCATTCACGAGAATGTCCACCCCATCGAAATTGTCGATGGTCGCGGAAAGGAGATTGGCGATGGTGAGCTTCTCGCGCAGGTCGCCGGCGAAATAGGCGACGGTGCGGTCTTCCGCCTCCGCCGCATCGCCGTACTGCGCAACGAGCCCCGCCTCGTCGATATCCGCGCACATGACATTCGCGCCCTGGGCCTCGAAATGACGCGCGATGGCGAGACCGACGCCGTTGGCCGCTCCGGTCACGATCGCGGTCTTGCCTGTAATGGAAAAGCTCATGGTGAGGGTCCTCGATGCTTTGACGCCCAGACTAGGCGCCCGTTG
The nucleotide sequence above comes from Celeribacter indicus. Encoded proteins:
- a CDS encoding SDR family NAD(P)-dependent oxidoreductase — translated: MSFSITGKTAIVTGAANGVGLAIARHFEAQGANVMCADIDEAGLVAQYGDAAEAEDRTVAYFAGDLREKLTIANLLSATIDNFDGVDILVNASRQVAMSDPLNVEEDNVAQLLDQNLMTSLRLTQQVAKWMIKRAEKVEGEEEGVLGSIVNLSSIAARRCQPELLAFSISSAAVDQMTRSMAVALAPHRIRVNAVAFGSVMSASLRDLLNENPDLRENIVAKTPLGRVAPAADIAETVQYLVSDCSGFMTGQILTVDGGRTLVDPVHVPSH